GGGGCGTGGATCTGCTGATGGCGGCGCGCCCGGCCAACCTGCCACGCCTGGAGGAGGTGAGCCTGGACGGCCGCGTCCTGGCCTTCACCGCCGCGGTCTCGATCCTGGCAGGACTCCTTTCCGGACTCGCCCCGGCGCTGCAGATCTCGGCGGCCGGGACGCTGGAATCGCTCAAGGAAGGGGCCAGGGCGCTGGCGGGCGGAGGACTGTCGCGCCGGCTGCGCCAGGGCCTGGTCGTCTCGCAGGTGTCGCTCGCCCTGGTTCTGCTGATCGCCGCCGGGCTGATGCTGCGCAGCTTCGACGGGCTGCAGCGGGTCGATCCCGGATTCGATTCAAAAGACCTCCTCACGATGCACATCTCCTTGCCCAAATCGAAGTACCCCGAGCCGGTGCAGACCCTCGCCTTCTTCCACGACCTCGTGGACAGGGTCGAGCGCCTGCCCGGGGTGCGACGGGCCGCTCTCGCATCCCTCGTCCCCTTCGCCCAGGGAAACTGGACCGCTTCCTTTTTCACGGCTGACCACCCCCCCAGACCCGGAGAGACGCTGCCCCTCGCCTCGATCCGCAGCGTCTCTCCGGGATACTTCGCCACGCTCGGGATCCCGCTGCAGCGGGGCCGCGACTTCACGCGGCAGGACGGCGCCGACGCTCCGCGCGCCGTGATCGTCGATGCCTCGACGGCGCGCCGCCTCTGGCCGGGGGAGGATCCGCTGGAGAAGCGGATCACCTTCTCCGACTCTTACGAGAACGCCCGATGGCTCACCGTGGTGGGGGTCGTCGGCGGCGTCAAGGACGCCTCGCTGGATCAGGAGCCGCGCATGATGGTCTACCTGTCGCAGGAGCGCCAGGCCGATCGGGCCCTTTTCCTGGTCGTGCGCGGGCGCGGCGCGGAGACCTCGCTGCTGCCGCTGGTGCGCCGCGAGATCGCCGCGCTGGATCCCGATCAGCCGATCTTCGCCCCGCGCACCGAGCGCAGCTACCTGGAGGACGCGCTGGCACAGCCGAGGTTCCGCTCCGGACTGGTCAGCCTGTTCGCCGCGGTGGCCCTCCTTCTCGCGTCGCTCGGCATCTACGCCGTGATCGCCAGCTCCGTAGCCCAGCGCACCCGCGAGATCGGCATCCGGATGTCCCTGGGGGCGCGCGGCACCGACGTGGAGTGGCTCGTCCTGCGCCAGGGGATCGTCTCCGTAGCCGCCGGAATCTCCATCGGAATCGTGGCGGCCCTCGCGGTGACGCGGGTGCTGTCCGGTCTCCTGTTTGGCGTCGGCGCGCGCGATCCCGTCACTTTCGCGGGAGTGTCGCTGCTCCTGGCGGCCGTGGCACTGCTCGCCTCCTACGTGCCGGCGCGGCGCGCGGCGAGAGTCGATCCATGGACCGCCCTGCGGTACGAATAGGAGAAAGAAAATGGGCGCTCTGATCCGGGATATTCGCTTTGCTCTGCGCTATCTGCGCAAGGAGCCGGCCTTCACGGCCGTGGCGGTGCTCACCCTGGCCCTGGGAATTGGCGCGAATTCCGCCATCTTCAGCGCCGTGAACGCGCTGCTCCTGCGGCCGCTGCCGGTGAAAGAGCCGGCGCGGCTCGTCCTGGTGCGCGACGTGCAGCCCGTCGCCGGAGAAGCCCCGGCCTCGTACCCCGAGTTTCTCGACTGGAAAGAGCGAGCCAAGACTTTCCAGGATCTGGCGGCTTATTTCAACACCACCTTCCCCCTGACCGGCGCGGGGGAGCCGGAGCAGCTGAGCGCGGTGCGCATGAGCACGAGCATGCTCTCGATGCTCGGAGAGCATCCGCCCCTCGGAAGGGACTTCCGTCCGGAGGAGGAGAGCCCTGATGCCGAGCGGGTGGCGCTGATCAGCCGTGGCCTCTGGCACCGGCGCTTCGGCGGCTCTCCCGAGATGATCGGCAAGAAGATCCTCCT
This region of Candidatus Polarisedimenticolia bacterium genomic DNA includes:
- a CDS encoding ABC transporter permease, translated to MSGFLQDLRFAFRWLRQRPGFALAAMLTLGLGIGANTAIFTVVNAVLIRPLPYSQPERLVMVWNKYPKMGLERAALSGPDFVDRRDRNTVFERLGVYTDAGLNLTGGGEPERLQAIRVSEGFFPVLGVAPVAGRFFLPEEDRPGGAGVAILSAGLWKRRFGADAALVGRSITLNGKPHTVVGIMPERFAFPEARTEIWVPLSLSAEDTAVSQRGNEYLDGAIARLKPGVTLDQAQSDMDRITASILSEAPKEARDYFSGAGWGAVVVPLKENVVGDAGRALWVLLGAVACVLLIACANVSNLMLARSATRQKEIAVRVALGAGRWRILRLLLTESLTLALVGGGIGTLLATWGVDLLMAARPANLPRLEEVSLDGRVLAFTAAVSILAGLLSGLAPALQISAAGTLESLKEGARALAGGGLSRRLRQGLVVSQVSLALVLLIAAGLMLRSFDGLQRVDPGFDSKDLLTMHISLPKSKYPEPVQTLAFFHDLVDRVERLPGVRRAALASLVPFAQGNWTASFFTADHPPRPGETLPLASIRSVSPGYFATLGIPLQRGRDFTRQDGADAPRAVIVDASTARRLWPGEDPLEKRITFSDSYENARWLTVVGVVGGVKDASLDQEPRMMVYLSQERQADRALFLVVRGRGAETSLLPLVRREIAALDPDQPIFAPRTERSYLEDALAQPRFRSGLVSLFAAVALLLASLGIYAVIASSVAQRTREIGIRMSLGARGTDVEWLVLRQGIVSVAAGISIGIVAALAVTRVLSGLLFGVGARDPVTFAGVSLLLAAVALLASYVPARRAARVDPWTALRYE